From Pyrenophora tritici-repentis strain M4 chromosome 1, whole genome shotgun sequence, the proteins below share one genomic window:
- a CDS encoding Sfi1 domain containing protein — protein sequence MSQNGYRPTDLTSEDLTTEAIETLYDIVSLAQKSTDNPSRALFDAYNNVLESKHKLPSDDAVLHRFLSHMQEHGREGEDLFCRFQRVMLESFGYEVERGTEEIQALSNVDETHNQAQPTLGRTGSFDSFLDGTADKVAGVEYGDLAVRPRRASQQRVPDGYGDRARQRRSRSDTEAHSSQPAQFPVRAKVNGNVPRRSTSAQQPPAHKRRVSVSSRGSLQIRRGGPVETRKIVNHDADESDLTDRTASFDISSIQIPGVNAPIPDDRYESPRQQQPFAPEPFRPSDTRLMDDAETFEEQRIHRVTRECIRIWRDRTQARLNMRDDMERAAIAFDRQVLLRASIVQLRDTALMRRSARETNRFFDRLETRADKARSLFLLTKAFTHWAKCAEDEVQRTSVARRHILRTRFFNGWRDITAVNELKIQHFALAKFLSRWRARTAEVRNRDQFAGEYYEDKLVNRSWKALNDAYLERGASNWHDKRVVRTSLQKWHVTAETLRERDAWATDRRDATVLRKTFRAWRQRTAAVQTMQSQANGFQQNSILRTAFHVIQKQAQLEPLLRQFRARTDRRVLSTAFQDWRKDAQLSRQARNVDRMRVLRNAYTAWNDRLRIKALEDRINDRLIVESLYKWTLASRVSLFQRVHNRQLKESVFLTWITRTNQRTNTLDAAERRFAQFKRNQLLRTCLRKMEAITTVKRAEEFAIVAEYQQKLKQRIFDKLKERQEHFQLLNQWSADARFYVLGKHTLKTWSEATQHARRNRRRDAYSQVRRTVKTNLVRRVFEHWRSNTNHVAALTQRANDMCDSRTLQNSAAIIHQWHDRMLVLGQQDAQAANLHAFKVSTRYLTHWLERINTLQTMDAQAVALRQESTELAATGALKKMGWRLWNIHRQEDNARALFDRNFEKHVRAMVRFWLERANERLAERSASPTPRRRRRRDDDHDNGNNGGDRAGLGDRLDNDKSDQGGLDQPGEETQRLEGWSAFDETALGLNNDLDLSLSITPEQPKRYPSFTPNAYSRPPLSSSARPPGSILRRSTTFGQSQSAFRPQPATIAEDEESDIDFFDAAQSTFWTGTPMPPPPTSKPGYLKTPSKRSVARAKHPELPPSPEKQLRVQSPVRRPLPSGLERERAGLTLGSMSAPPVRSNPDPSLGAAPIGGVTSFERRLREGGFGGSVAATGAAGRLGGRGSGRFGGKGRVEFGDVSHIG from the exons ATGAGCCAAAATGGATATAGACCGACGGATCTGACCAGCGAGGACTTGACCACTGAGG CTATTGAGACGCTCTATGATATCGTGTCTTTGGCGCAGAAATCGACGGATAACCCCTCGCGCGCCCTCTTCGATGCGTACAACAATGTTCTAGAGTCAAAACATAAACTGCCTAGCGATGATGCCGTCCTCCACCGCTTCCTGTCCCATATGCAGGAGCATGGACGTGAGGGCGAGGACTTGTTCTGTCGTTTCCAGCGCGTCATGTTAGAGTCTTTTGGTTATGAAGTCGAGCGAGGCACCGAGGAGATTCAAGCATTGTCTAATGTAGACGAGACCCACAACCAAGCGCAGCCGACCTTGGGACGAACAGGAAGTTTCGACTCGTTCCTTGACGGGACTGCAGACAAGGTCGCCGGGGTTGAATATGGTGATCTAGCCGTGCGCCCAAGGAGAGCATCACAGCAACGTGTCCCGGATGGTTATGGCGACAGAGCCCGCCAGCGGCGCTCGAGGTCGGATACAGAGGCGCATTCCTCCCAGCCAGCGCAGTTTCCCGTGCGCGCCAAAGTGAACGGCAACGTGCCTCGCCGCTCAACCTCGGCGCAACAACCCCCGGCTCACAAGCGCAGAGTTTCTGTCTCCAGTCGCGGCAGTCTGCAGATAAGAAGAGGTGGACCAGTAGAGACGCGCAAGATCGTAAATCACGACGCAGATGAGAGCGACTTGACCGACCGTACAGCCAGCTTCGATATCTCTAGTATCCAGATACCGGGTGTCAACGCGCCCATCCCCGATGATCGTTACGAGTCCCCGCGTCAGCAGCAGCCCTTTGCTCCCGAACCCTTTCGACCTTCTGACACGCGGTTGATGGACGATGCCGAGACGTTTGAAGAACAACGGATACATCGAGTGACAAGGGAATGCATCCGGATATGGCGCGACCGCACACAGGCGCGTTTGAACATGCGCGACGACATGGAGCGAGCCGCCATTGCCTTTGACCGTCAGGTCCTGCTTAGGGCTTCTATCGTGCAGCTACGTGATACCGCTCTCATGAGGCGATCTGCTCGAGAGACAAATCGCTTCTTCGATCGGCTGGAGACGAGAGCCGACAAGGCCCGGAGTCTCTTTCTGCTCACCAAAGCCTTCACGCACTGGGCAAAATGCGCCGAGGATGAGGTCCAACGCACATCGGTCGCCCGGCGCCATATCTTACGTACACGATTCTTCAACGGCTGGCGCGACATTACAGCGGTCAATGAGCTCAAGATTCAGCACTTTGCCCTCGCGAAATTCCTCTCCAGATGGCGTGCACGTACGGCTGAAGTGAGAAACAGAGATCAGTTCGCTGGCGAATACTATGAAGATAAACTCGTCAATCGGTCGTGGAAGGCATTGAACGATGCGTACCTGGAAAGGGGAGCGTCAAATTGGCATGACAAACGAGTGGTCAGGACCTCCCTGCAGAAGTGGCACGTAACAGCGGAAACCCTAAGAGAACGGGATGCTTGGGCTACTGATCGGCGGGATGCTACGGTCTTGCGAAAGACCTTTCGGGCGTGGCGACAGAGAACCGCAGCTGTCCAGACCATGCAATCACAAGCGAATGGCTTCCAGCAGAACAGCATACTTCGCACAGCTTTTCACGTAATACAGAAGCAGGCACAACTCGAGCCGCTGCTTCGACAGTTCCGGGCGCGCACTGATCGCCGCGTACTGAGTACGGCTTTCCAGGATTGGCGTAAAGACGCCCAGCTATCACGCCAAGCTCGCAATGTCGACCGAATGCGTGTCCTACGCAACGCTTATACTGCTTGGAATGACAGACTACGCATAAAGGCTTTGGAAGACCGAATCAACGATCGTCTGATCGTAGAGTCGCTCTACAAATGGACACTGGCATCTAGGGTATCTCTTTTCCAACGCGTACACAACCGGCAGCTCAAGGAATCCGTTTTCTTGACATGGATTACCAGGACGAACCAGCGCACGAACACTTTGGATGCGGCGGAACGACGGTTTGCGCAGTTTAAGCGAAATCAATTGTTGCGGACCTGCCTGCGTAAGATGGAGGCCATCACTACGGTGAAAAGAGCAgaagagtttgcgatagTGGCAGAATACCAGCAGAAGCTAAAGCAAAGAATATTTGACAAGCTCAAAGAGAGGCAAGAGCACTTCCAGCTGTTGAACCAATGGTCGGCAGACGCACGCTTCTACGTCCTCGGCAAGCATACGCTAAAGACATGGAGCGAAGCTACACAGCATGCACGCCGCAACCGCAGGCGCGACGCCTATTCGCAAGTCCGTAGAACGGTCAAGACGAACCTTGTGCGAAGAGTGTTCGAACATTGGAGAAGCAATACGAATCATGTTGCAGCGCTCACTCAGAGAGCGAATGACATGTGCGACAGCCGCACTCTGCAAAATAGTGCTGCAATCATACATCAATGGCACGACCGCATGCTTGTACTTGGCCAGCAGGATGCTCAGGCTGCCAACCTTCATGCGTTCAAAGTCTCTACTCGCTACCTCACGCATTGGTTAGAGCGCATCAACACGCTTCAAACTATGGACGCTCAGGCTGTAGCTCTCCGACAAGAGAGCACCGAGCTCGCTGCTACAGGCGCTCTCAAGAAGATGGGCTGGCGACTATGGAACATTCACCGACAAGAAGACAATGCCAGAGCCTTGTTCGACAGGAACTTTGAGAAGCATGTTAGGGCCATGGTACGCTTCTGGTTGGAGAGGGCCAATGAACGGCTTGCAGAACGTTCTGCAAGTCCAACGCCTAGGCGGAGAAGGCGCCGTGATGACGATCATGACAACGGCAACAATGGCGGCGACCGCGCAGGCTTGGGTGATCGCCTCGACAATGACAAAAGTGATCAAGGTGGCCTAGACCAGCCCGGCGAGGAAACGCAACGTCTGGAAGGCTGGTCTGCGTTCGACGAAACAGCACTAGGTCTGAACAATGACCTTGATCTCTCCCTATCGATTACACCAGAGCAGCCCAAGCGGTACCCGAGCTTCACGCCTAATGCATACTCTCGTCCTCCGCTCTCATCGTCAGCCCGGCCACCAGGTTCCATTCTCCGTCGCTCAACTACATTTGGCCAGTCACAATCCGCGTTTCGACCTCAGCCAGCGACTATTGCTGAAGACGAAGAGTCCGATATTGATTTCTTCGACGCCGCTCAATCAACCTTCTGGACGGGAACGCCCATgcctcctcctccaacaaGTAAACCCGGATATCTCAAGACGCCATCGAAACGTAGTGTAGCTCGAGCCAAGCACCCAGAGCTACCCCCTAGTCCGGAGAAGCAGCTACGTGTGCAGAGTCCCGTACGTCGACCGTTACCCTCGGGTTTAGAGCGTGAGAGAGCGGGCCTCACACTGGGTAGCATGAGTGCACCCCCCGTTCGAAGTAACCCAGATCCTAGCCTGGGAGCAGCCCCAATTGGTGGTGTAACAAGCTTCGAACGAAGACTTCGAGAAGGTGGGTTTGGAGGGAGTGTGGCCGCAACTGGAGCTGCGGGACGTTTGGGGGGACGTGGTAGTGGACGGTTTGGTGGGAAGGGCAGAGTAGAGTTCGGTGATGTTAGCCATATTGGCTGA